The Castanea sativa cultivar Marrone di Chiusa Pesio chromosome 11, ASM4071231v1 genome contains a region encoding:
- the LOC142614565 gene encoding protein NRT1/ PTR FAMILY 5.4-like, with product MTDHCLEDTTQRKKSRGGWNAAIFIIFVEVAERFTFIGLASNLIMYLTDELHEPTSTAAKNVNTWVGVSCVFPIVGAFIADSYLGRFKTIVVASFIYCTGMVLLILSVSVIPLHYRKALFFFALYILAVGEGGHKPCVQTFAADQFDQNLPEEKKAKSSFFNWWYFGIMVGATSAIIVVVYMEDHISWVSGFGTFASTLGVSLAIFLLGIKRYKKQGPIGSPFTKVVQVFVAAARKWRVNDTHGVLVVCFGEKLNDVQVEAQPTVVQNLAHTKQFRFLEKATVIDNIDASSESRNPWRLCSLNQVEEVKLVLRLIPIWLSSLMFGVVATNTSTYFTKQGSTMIRSIGPHFQIPAASLQAFVGITCMITVPLYDRVLVPITRKFSGHHSGITLLQRVSIGLCISLLTMVVAALVEAKRVSIAKQYDLLDKHKEIVPMSVWWLLPQYILCGLADMFTFVGLQELFYDQMPDSLRSLGAAAYISVLGVGSFISSAIISIVQAISSSCGEKWLGNNLNRAHLDYFYWVLAGLSALNLCVYVWNAMRYMYKKLEGDEILA from the exons ATGACTGATCATTGCCTTGAAGATACCACCCAAAGAAAAAAGTCCAGAGGTGGATGGAATGCTGCCATTTTCATCATTT TTGTTGAAGTGGCAGAGAGATTCACATTCATTGGCCTGGCCAGTAACCTCATCATGTACCTCACAGATGAGCTCCATGAACCCACCTCCACAGCAGCTAAGAATGTAAACACTTGGGTTGGTGTATCTTGTGTGTTCCCCATAGTTGGAGCCTTCATAGCTGACTCTTATCTCGGACGGTTCAAAACTATCGTTGTGGCTTCCTTCATTTATTGCACT GGAATGGTTTTGCTAATCTTATCAGTCTCGGTAATACCTTTGCATTACCGAAAAgcattgtttttctttgcacTTTACATATTAGCAGTTGGTGAAGGTGGGCATAAACCATGTGTACAAACCTTCGCAGCAGATCAATTTGACCAGAACTTGCCAGAGGAAAAGAAGGCCAAGAGCTCATTTTTCAATTGGTGGTACTTTGGAATAATGGTTGGTGCCACTTCTGCCATAATAGTGGTAGTATACATGGAG GACCATATTAGTTGGGTTTCAGGGTTTGGAACATTTGCATCAACGTTAGGAGTGTCATTGGCAATATTTCTTTTAGGAATAAAGAGGTACAAGAAACAGGGTCCTATTGGGAGCCCATTCACCAAGGTGGTGCAGGTGTTTGTGGCGGCAGCACGTAAGTGGCGCGTGAATGATACACATGGCGTcttggttgtttgttttggaGAAAAGTTAAATGATGTCCAAGTGGAGGCTCAACCTACAGTAGTACAAAATTTGGCTCATACTAAACAATTCAG GTTTTTGGAGAAAGCAACTGTCATTGACAACATTGATGCATCAAGTGAAAGTAGAAATCCTTGGAGGCTATGCTCACTAAATCAGGTAGAGGAAGTGAAGCTTGTCCTCCGCCTCATTCCCATATGGTTGAGTTCCTTAATGTTCGGTGTAGTTGCGACCAATACTTCGACCTATTTCACCAAGCAAGGTAGTACAATGATCCGATCAATCGGACCCCACTTTCAGATTCCAGCAGCATCGCTTCAAGCCTTTGTTGGCATCACTTGCATGATCACTGTTCCATTGTATGACAGAGTTTTGGTCCCAATTACTAGAAAATTCTCTGGACACCATTCAGGTATTACTTTGCTACAAAGGGTTAGCATTGGTCTATGTATATCATTGCTAACTATGGTTGTGGCAGCTCTAGTAGAGGCTAAAAGGGTTAGCATTGCAAAACAATATGACCTTCTTGACAAGCATAAAGAAATTGTTCCAATGAGTGTGTGGTGGTTACTTCCACAATACATACTATGTGGCTTGGCTGATATGTTCACATTTGTTGGGCTCCAAGAATTGTTCTATGATCAAATGCCAGATTCATTGAGAAGCTTGGGAGCGGCAGCATATATTAGTGTTTTAGGAGTTGGAAGCTTCATTAGCAGTGCTATTATATCTATTGTGCAGGCAATCAGCTCAAGTTGTGGTGAAAAATGGCTTGGTAACAATCTTAATCGTGCACACCTTGATTACTTCTATTGGGTGCTAGCAGGATTGAGTGCCTTGAACCTGTGTGTATATGTATGGAATGCTATGCGTTATATGTACAAAAAACTCGAAGGGGATGAGATACTTGCATAG